The following proteins come from a genomic window of Pirellula staleyi DSM 6068:
- a CDS encoding N-6 DNA methylase, whose protein sequence is MKQRAIERRARHDAGVVYTPATLARLLAEVSLAALHQAGIPKDRTILQIVDPACGEGALLQAASDELKRVGSPAESVHFTGYDIDPVAIHRAGSLVGNSSDVGAQLQVADALDRAAIANQQFDLVLSNPPYVSIRRLTQQASREKIDAYKRDYQSACGCFDLYVLFVERCLELVKPGGICGLLVPSRIAAMKYATACRRLVLEQTLVEVIDLSKLMMFRGAKVYPCILVIRRAPAPSEHRVRVTHIEDRADLSQRVLTLVPQSRFSTERWSLSCERFSLLEQHGDVQKLGNIATIVSGASGFTAAAMRPFVKSRNNVAAEEKGSYLPFLVSGQIDRYQLDHARGRFQNVYYDEPVLDVTQARLTLKKRELYRSQKLVVSGMSQQLEVALDEVGCALAVQVFAIWKSALDLRYLLAILNSSLMHAIFIERYAAKRLAADYFSINLAQLAELPIVVPRSDDRTAMGKYQRLILLAERRLSCDLEASRSLKQQIEHAIDEAVFELYGISSADQEVVRRGSPQASSSLDRQLRAA, encoded by the coding sequence TTGAAACAGCGAGCTATCGAGCGACGAGCCAGACACGATGCGGGGGTGGTCTATACACCCGCGACGCTGGCCCGCTTACTCGCCGAAGTTTCACTCGCTGCGCTGCATCAAGCGGGCATCCCGAAAGATCGCACAATACTGCAAATCGTCGATCCCGCATGCGGTGAAGGTGCATTGCTGCAAGCGGCGAGCGATGAACTGAAGCGTGTAGGCTCGCCAGCTGAATCGGTGCATTTCACGGGCTACGACATCGATCCTGTGGCGATTCACCGCGCAGGTTCACTGGTGGGGAATTCGAGTGACGTAGGGGCTCAGCTTCAAGTTGCCGATGCGCTCGACCGCGCGGCAATTGCCAATCAGCAGTTCGATCTCGTCCTCTCGAACCCGCCGTACGTAAGTATTCGGCGACTCACGCAGCAGGCTTCGCGCGAGAAGATCGACGCCTATAAACGGGACTATCAAAGTGCGTGTGGCTGTTTCGATCTTTACGTCCTGTTTGTCGAACGCTGTTTGGAACTAGTGAAGCCTGGTGGCATTTGCGGACTCCTTGTGCCGAGCCGTATCGCTGCCATGAAATATGCTACGGCTTGTCGTCGCTTGGTGCTCGAGCAAACATTGGTCGAGGTGATCGATCTTTCGAAGCTGATGATGTTTCGTGGAGCGAAGGTTTACCCCTGCATCCTCGTTATTCGTCGAGCTCCTGCGCCGAGTGAGCATCGCGTACGAGTGACCCACATCGAAGACCGCGCCGACTTGTCGCAGCGAGTTCTAACGCTCGTGCCTCAAAGTCGCTTCTCGACCGAACGATGGTCTCTTTCGTGCGAACGCTTTTCGCTACTCGAGCAGCATGGCGACGTGCAGAAGCTCGGAAACATTGCGACGATTGTTAGCGGCGCTTCGGGATTCACAGCCGCAGCGATGCGACCGTTTGTAAAGTCTCGTAATAATGTCGCGGCAGAGGAGAAGGGGAGTTACCTGCCGTTTCTCGTGAGTGGTCAAATCGATCGCTACCAGCTCGATCACGCTCGGGGCCGATTTCAAAATGTCTATTACGACGAGCCGGTTCTCGATGTTACGCAAGCAAGATTGACCCTCAAAAAACGGGAGCTGTATCGCTCGCAGAAACTTGTGGTCAGCGGGATGTCGCAGCAACTTGAGGTGGCGCTCGACGAAGTCGGCTGCGCGCTAGCTGTGCAGGTCTTTGCGATTTGGAAATCGGCGCTCGACTTGCGTTATCTACTGGCGATCCTCAACTCGTCCTTGATGCATGCCATTTTCATCGAACGCTATGCAGCCAAGCGGCTGGCAGCCGATTACTTCTCGATCAATCTCGCGCAGCTGGCTGAGCTTCCCATCGTAGTCCCTCGGTCTGATGACCGCACTGCGATGGGAAAGTATCAGCGGTTGATACTCCTGGCCGAACGTCGTTTGTCGTGCGATCTCGAGGCGTCCCGCTCGCTGAAACAGCAGATCGAGCATGCCATCGACGAGGCGGTGTTTGAGCTCTACGGCATCAGTTCGGCAGACCAAGAAGTGGTGCGCCGGGGAAGTCCCCAGGCTAGTTCGTCGCTAGATCGCCAGCTTCGCGCCGCGTGA
- the ilvC gene encoding ketol-acid reductoisomerase, producing the protein MAATIYYDNDADLSLLKNKTIAILGYGSQGHAQAQNLRDSGCNVIIGQRPGSPNYDLAVKHGFKPMSAEEATKAADIINILLPDEVQGDVYRASIKPNLKPGNILMASHGFNMHFGQVEPPAGVDAMLVAPKGPGHLVRSEFEKGGGVPGLIAIAPGSSADTIKYGLAYAKGIGATRGGVIQTTIAEETETDLFGEQVVLCGGVSELVKAGFETLVEAGYQPEMAYFECMHELKLIVDLFYQGGLNYMRYSVSNTAEYGDYTRGPRIVTEETKKEMKKILKEIQNGTFAREWILENKAGAPGFKATRRNERGHQIEEVGRRLRKLMTWINAKEV; encoded by the coding sequence ATGGCTGCCACGATCTATTACGACAATGATGCCGATCTCTCGCTGCTGAAGAACAAGACCATTGCCATTCTCGGCTACGGTTCGCAAGGTCATGCTCAGGCTCAAAACCTGCGCGACAGCGGTTGCAACGTCATCATCGGCCAGCGCCCTGGCAGCCCTAACTACGATCTTGCTGTGAAGCACGGCTTCAAGCCGATGAGCGCTGAAGAAGCGACCAAAGCGGCTGACATCATCAACATCCTGCTCCCCGACGAAGTGCAAGGGGACGTCTATCGCGCCAGCATCAAGCCGAACCTGAAGCCCGGCAACATCCTGATGGCTTCGCACGGTTTCAACATGCACTTCGGCCAGGTCGAGCCACCTGCCGGTGTCGATGCGATGCTGGTCGCCCCAAAGGGTCCTGGCCACCTCGTTCGCAGTGAATTCGAAAAGGGTGGTGGCGTTCCTGGTCTCATCGCCATTGCTCCCGGCAGCAGCGCCGACACCATCAAGTACGGTCTGGCCTACGCCAAGGGGATCGGTGCCACCCGCGGTGGTGTGATCCAAACCACGATTGCTGAAGAAACCGAAACCGACCTGTTCGGCGAGCAAGTCGTTCTGTGCGGTGGCGTTAGCGAACTGGTGAAGGCTGGTTTCGAAACGCTCGTCGAAGCCGGTTATCAGCCAGAAATGGCCTACTTCGAATGTATGCACGAACTCAAGCTGATCGTCGACCTGTTCTATCAGGGTGGTCTGAACTACATGCGTTACAGCGTGTCGAACACCGCTGAATACGGCGACTACACTCGCGGTCCTCGTATCGTGACCGAAGAGACCAAGAAGGAAATGAAGAAGATCCTCAAGGAAATCCAGAACGGCACTTTTGCCCGCGAATGGATCCTCGAGAACAAGGCTGGCGCTCCTGGCTTCAAGGCCACCCGTCGCAACGAACGTGGTCACCAGATCGAAGAAGTCGGTCGCCGCCTCCGCAAGCTCATGACTTGGATTAACGCCAAGGAAGTGTAG
- the ilvN gene encoding acetolactate synthase small subunit, with protein MRHVLSAVVQNVPGVLAHISGMLASRGYNIDSLAVGETQEPNLSRMTFVVMGDDRVLEQVRKQLEKIVTVVRVDDVSSQEHVERDLMLLKVSAPAGTQRTEIRELVDIFRGRIVDVGETEMMIEISGREQKVEAFIDRMRPYGILELVRTGRIAMVRGQSKPRGIDDGIPITTETPNREYASTDGL; from the coding sequence ATGCGTCACGTTCTCTCCGCTGTTGTACAAAACGTCCCAGGCGTCCTGGCACACATCAGCGGCATGCTTGCTTCGCGCGGCTACAACATCGACTCGCTGGCTGTCGGCGAGACTCAAGAGCCCAATCTTTCGCGGATGACGTTTGTCGTCATGGGCGATGATCGCGTGCTCGAGCAGGTCCGCAAGCAGCTTGAGAAGATCGTGACTGTGGTGCGTGTCGACGATGTTAGCTCGCAAGAGCATGTCGAACGTGATTTGATGCTCCTGAAGGTTTCGGCCCCCGCCGGGACGCAGCGTACCGAGATTCGTGAACTGGTTGATATCTTCCGCGGTCGCATCGTCGACGTCGGCGAAACCGAGATGATGATTGAAATTTCGGGTCGCGAGCAGAAGGTCGAAGCCTTCATCGATCGCATGCGTCCCTACGGAATCCTCGAACTCGTGCGAACTGGTCGGATTGCGATGGTTCGCGGACAGAGTAAGCCACGCGGCATCGACGATGGGATTCCAATCACGACCGAGACACCCAATCGCGAATATGCGAGCACCGATGGCCTGTAG
- a CDS encoding glycosyltransferase family protein — MAKIFYSMAGEGRGHATRVRSVVEQLRHEHQLVLFAPDQAYEFLAPRYPAGFPNVEVRPLPGLRFHYSRGRLDLMKSIAHGLGYLWRLPGLVRSLRRTIQEERPDLVIADFEPSLPRAARAAGIPFLSLNHQHFLVACDLSSLPTRLRHYAKLMKLAVHAHHTGQQATIVSSFFRAPLRKKYEHVLQVGPLLRPEIREKQAETGDFLLSYLRPNTPRQVLDVLRKSRQEVRVYGLGSRPSEGPLRFFPVSETTFVDDLAQCRALVGAAGNQSLGEALYLGKPVLALPEEDHHEQMINAHFLQSMNAGRWTNIESFEERHFFDFLEGVEDQRVSIATHRPFLDGTPAALREICRHLPGGSNHFSPNGLGVLSEPPAGPAHLAC; from the coding sequence ATGGCTAAGATTTTTTACAGCATGGCAGGAGAAGGTCGCGGTCATGCGACACGTGTACGCTCGGTTGTCGAGCAATTGAGGCACGAGCATCAGCTCGTTTTGTTCGCTCCCGATCAAGCATATGAGTTTCTGGCCCCGCGCTATCCGGCAGGCTTTCCGAATGTGGAAGTTCGGCCGCTTCCGGGGCTCCGGTTTCACTACTCGCGTGGTCGCCTCGATTTAATGAAGAGCATTGCTCATGGCCTGGGGTACCTGTGGCGGCTGCCAGGGCTGGTGCGAAGTCTGAGGCGGACGATTCAAGAGGAGCGACCCGATCTGGTGATCGCCGACTTCGAACCGTCGCTTCCACGCGCGGCACGAGCGGCTGGTATACCGTTTTTGAGTCTCAATCATCAGCATTTTTTGGTCGCTTGCGATCTATCGTCCCTCCCCACGCGGCTGCGGCACTATGCCAAGCTGATGAAGCTCGCGGTGCACGCCCATCACACGGGACAGCAGGCGACGATTGTCTCGAGTTTCTTTCGCGCGCCGCTGCGTAAGAAATACGAGCATGTGCTGCAGGTGGGCCCATTGCTGCGTCCCGAGATTCGGGAGAAGCAAGCGGAAACCGGGGATTTTTTGCTGAGCTACCTACGCCCCAACACCCCTCGGCAGGTGCTCGATGTGCTCCGCAAGAGCCGCCAAGAGGTGCGGGTGTATGGTTTAGGATCACGACCGAGCGAAGGGCCACTCCGGTTTTTTCCTGTGAGTGAAACGACGTTTGTCGACGATCTGGCCCAGTGCCGTGCACTAGTGGGAGCGGCTGGTAATCAGTCGCTTGGCGAGGCACTTTATCTCGGTAAGCCAGTGCTGGCGCTTCCGGAAGAAGATCACCACGAGCAGATGATTAATGCCCACTTTTTGCAAAGTATGAATGCTGGTCGCTGGACGAACATCGAGAGCTTCGAGGAGCGGCACTTTTTCGATTTCCTCGAAGGGGTGGAAGATCAGCGGGTCTCGATCGCCACGCATCGACCGTTTCTCGATGGCACTCCTGCAGCCTTGCGCGAGATTTGTCGGCATTTACCGGGTGGCTCGAACCACTTTAGCCCCAACGGTTTGGGAGTTTTAAGTGAACCCCCGGCAGGTCCCGCGCATCTAGCTTGCTAA
- a CDS encoding (2Fe-2S) ferredoxin domain-containing protein yields MAAFTHHIFICTNQREKGHKRGSCDVDGEERLKSAFKKELDRRGLKGEVRANSAGCLDQCELGPVIVIYPQAIWYGNVQVKDVPKIIEETVVHGRIVEELHLKEDQLNCKKK; encoded by the coding sequence ATGGCAGCCTTCACGCATCATATTTTCATCTGCACCAATCAGCGCGAAAAAGGTCACAAGCGAGGTTCGTGTGATGTCGATGGCGAAGAGCGGCTGAAGTCGGCGTTCAAGAAGGAACTCGACCGGCGCGGACTCAAGGGAGAGGTGCGGGCCAACTCCGCAGGCTGTCTCGACCAGTGTGAACTCGGGCCTGTGATCGTGATCTATCCGCAGGCGATTTGGTACGGCAATGTGCAAGTGAAAGATGTGCCGAAGATCATCGAAGAGACGGTGGTCCATGGCCGCATCGTGGAAGAGCTGCATCTGAAAGAGGATCAGCTCAACTGCAAGAAGAAGTGA
- a CDS encoding UDP-2,3-diacylglucosamine diphosphatase, producing the protein MIHCQGRPRRRVRTVFLSDTHLGCHYSQAEALLAFLERHEPEYLYLVGDIVDGWRLRKSWHWTPIYNKILKRLFELGNRGTIVRYTPGNHDSFLRHFLVDFGFVHVADQFIHVTSEGQRFLVLHGDQFDNVEIRAQWLSVVGSVAYDSLMWLSNRVDRVRRFAGFAPCYLSSSVKRQVKQAVKFVSNFEQRLAAAAMDHDCQGVICGHVHTPTATRWHGVDYFNTGDWVENRSALMEYTDGSLEVLHLDFDSENSCPVQLSPPKEIGFSQEMRRINEQLVIAQPRLPVAV; encoded by the coding sequence ATGATTCATTGCCAAGGAAGGCCCCGGCGTCGGGTCCGCACCGTTTTTCTGAGCGATACGCATCTAGGCTGTCATTATTCACAGGCCGAAGCGCTCCTCGCATTTCTCGAGCGACACGAGCCCGAGTATCTCTACCTTGTCGGCGATATCGTCGATGGTTGGCGGCTTCGCAAGTCGTGGCACTGGACTCCCATCTACAACAAGATCCTGAAGCGACTGTTCGAACTCGGAAATCGGGGGACGATTGTCCGTTATACCCCTGGAAATCACGACAGTTTTCTCCGTCACTTTCTCGTCGATTTTGGTTTTGTCCATGTCGCCGATCAGTTCATTCATGTGACCTCCGAAGGTCAGCGGTTTTTGGTGCTGCATGGCGATCAGTTTGATAACGTCGAGATTCGCGCGCAGTGGCTTTCGGTCGTTGGTTCCGTGGCCTACGACTCGCTGATGTGGCTGAGCAATCGGGTCGACCGCGTTCGGCGGTTCGCCGGTTTCGCGCCGTGCTATTTAAGCAGCTCGGTCAAGCGTCAAGTGAAGCAGGCGGTGAAGTTTGTCAGCAACTTCGAGCAGCGCCTGGCAGCAGCGGCGATGGATCACGATTGCCAGGGGGTGATTTGCGGGCATGTGCATACCCCAACGGCTACGCGCTGGCATGGGGTCGACTATTTCAACACGGGAGACTGGGTCGAGAATCGGTCGGCATTGATGGAGTACACCGACGGTTCGCTCGAGGTGCTGCATCTCGATTTTGATAGCGAAAACAGCTGTCCAGTGCAGCTGTCCCCTCCGAAAGAAATCGGATTTTCCCAAGAAATGCGCCGGATCAACGAACAACTTGTGATCGCACAACCTCGCCTGCCAGTCGCCGTCTGA
- a CDS encoding HD domain-containing protein, which yields MPRRYINQLAERETVDEVYLVADKQLRANRNGNLYLQLRMTDKTGSLTGMLWNVTEQLGQSVEVGHYLRVQGTTQLYNGGMQMIVTRIDPVDATKVDEADFQSVSTAEIDALASRLAEMLRGMTSAPLRDLAECFLVDENFMTKFTQAPAGIKNHHAYRGGLLAHVVSLMELCAVVAARYPEIDPDMLRIGVFLHDAGKINELTYERELGYSDEGQLIGHIVMAVSMVEEKVRDYQQLTGETFPQEMLLRIKHMILSHHGEYEFGSPKLPMTLEAIALHYLDNLDAKIYAVGQLLREDINSESPWTTYNAPLARKFYKGSKPQP from the coding sequence ATGCCCCGACGCTATATCAATCAGCTCGCCGAACGTGAAACTGTCGATGAAGTTTACTTGGTCGCCGACAAGCAGCTGAGAGCCAACCGCAATGGCAATCTCTACTTGCAGCTGCGCATGACCGACAAAACCGGCTCGCTCACTGGCATGCTCTGGAACGTTACCGAGCAACTGGGACAGTCGGTCGAGGTGGGGCACTATTTGCGTGTGCAGGGGACGACGCAGCTTTACAACGGTGGCATGCAGATGATCGTGACTCGGATCGACCCGGTCGACGCCACGAAAGTCGACGAAGCTGATTTTCAAAGCGTCAGCACCGCCGAGATCGACGCACTTGCTTCGCGGCTGGCCGAAATGCTGCGCGGCATGACTAGCGCCCCGCTGCGCGACCTGGCGGAGTGTTTCCTGGTCGACGAAAACTTCATGACCAAGTTCACGCAGGCCCCCGCTGGAATCAAGAATCACCACGCCTATCGCGGCGGTCTGCTGGCGCATGTCGTCAGTCTGATGGAACTGTGTGCCGTAGTGGCGGCTCGCTATCCCGAAATCGACCCAGACATGCTTCGCATCGGCGTCTTTTTGCACGACGCTGGCAAAATCAACGAGCTCACCTACGAGCGCGAACTAGGCTATAGCGACGAAGGCCAGCTGATTGGCCACATTGTCATGGCCGTGAGCATGGTTGAAGAGAAAGTGCGAGACTACCAGCAGCTCACCGGCGAGACTTTCCCGCAGGAGATGCTGCTCCGAATCAAGCACATGATCTTGAGCCATCACGGCGAATATGAGTTCGGCAGCCCGAAACTCCCGATGACTTTGGAAGCGATCGCCTTGCACTATTTAGACAATCTTGATGCCAAGATCTATGCCGTCGGCCAACTCTTGCGCGAAGACATTAATAGCGAATCCCCTTGGACCACCTATAACGCTCCCCTTGCACGCAAATTCTATAAAGGCTCGAAGCCGCAACCCTAA
- a CDS encoding radical SAM protein, whose protein sequence is MTILPLHQQHQRRFESHRYVYPVLSRRSHGISIGVNLNPDKVCNFDCIYCQVNRREPGESKFVAIDQLLTELDTLLELASTGELYETPKFAATPPHLRRLNDIAFSGDGEPTTFKNFDEIVARAAELKRVRKLDDVKMVLITNASMFHREHVQRGLVTLDQNNGEIWAKLEAGTEPYFHLVDRTPIAFQQILDNLLSAARVRPLVIQSLFMNVDGVPPSSEELIAYTDRLQEIIAGGGQIRLVQIYTVARQPAESYVTPLPDAQVDAIVELVRSRTGIAAEAFYGASSSAAG, encoded by the coding sequence GTGACTATTCTCCCCCTGCATCAGCAGCATCAGCGACGGTTCGAATCGCACCGTTATGTCTACCCGGTGCTGAGCAGGCGTAGTCATGGCATCTCGATCGGGGTGAATCTCAACCCCGATAAAGTCTGCAACTTCGACTGCATTTATTGTCAGGTGAACCGCCGAGAACCGGGCGAATCGAAGTTCGTTGCGATCGATCAACTGCTGACGGAACTCGACACGCTGCTCGAACTGGCGTCGACCGGCGAACTCTACGAAACGCCCAAGTTTGCCGCTACGCCACCCCATTTGCGGCGACTTAACGACATTGCCTTCTCCGGAGATGGCGAGCCGACAACGTTCAAGAATTTCGATGAGATCGTCGCCCGCGCGGCAGAGCTGAAACGTGTGCGAAAACTTGACGACGTCAAGATGGTCCTCATCACCAACGCCAGCATGTTCCACCGCGAGCATGTGCAGCGAGGACTCGTTACGCTTGATCAAAACAACGGCGAGATTTGGGCAAAACTCGAGGCAGGAACCGAGCCCTATTTCCACTTGGTCGATCGGACACCGATCGCTTTTCAGCAGATCCTCGACAACTTGCTGAGTGCTGCTCGCGTGCGCCCCCTTGTGATTCAGTCGCTGTTCATGAATGTCGATGGCGTGCCTCCATCGAGCGAGGAACTTATCGCCTACACCGATCGGCTGCAGGAAATCATCGCGGGGGGTGGCCAGATCCGTTTGGTGCAGATCTACACCGTGGCCCGACAGCCTGCTGAGTCGTATGTCACGCCACTCCCTGACGCGCAGGTTGACGCGATCGTAGAATTAGTCAGGAGCCGCACAGGCATTGCTGCAGAGGCGTTCTATGGCGCATCGAGTTCCGCCGCCGGTTAA